In a single window of the Tistrella mobilis genome:
- a CDS encoding STAS domain-containing protein produces MQIERQSIGTVVVLSPKGRLDGTSCPAFEAEVLAALDSSAGRLAVDLAGLDYISSAGLRVLLIAAKRSKASGGKVVLSGMRPEIREVFDISGFSAIFQILPGRDEAIAAFA; encoded by the coding sequence ATGCAGATCGAGCGTCAGTCCATCGGAACGGTCGTCGTCCTCAGCCCGAAGGGCCGGCTGGACGGCACCAGTTGTCCGGCCTTCGAAGCCGAGGTTCTGGCGGCGCTGGACTCCTCCGCGGGCCGGTTGGCGGTGGATCTTGCCGGGCTGGACTATATCAGCAGTGCCGGCCTCAGGGTGCTGCTGATCGCGGCCAAGCGGTCCAAGGCGAGCGGCGGCAAGGTCGTGTTGTCGGGCATGCGGCCCGAGATCCGCGAGGTCTTCGACATCAGCGGCTTCAGCGCGATCTTCCAGATCCTGCCGGGCCGGGACGAGGCGATCGCGGCTTTCGCCTGA
- a CDS encoding ATP-binding protein yields the protein MTAVTELALAADLSELTRLADAIETFCDAHALPPAVSYQISLAADELITNVISYGFPDGATGLPITVRLAAGEGDGASVTVVIVDDGPAFDPFAEAPPPVLEGNIEDRPIGGLGVHLVRSMMDQVDYARIDGRNVVTLRKQIPAGMADD from the coding sequence ATGACCGCAGTGACCGAACTGGCCCTTGCGGCCGATCTGAGCGAACTGACCCGGCTTGCGGATGCGATCGAGACCTTCTGCGACGCGCATGCGCTGCCGCCGGCGGTTTCGTACCAGATCTCGCTCGCGGCTGACGAACTGATCACCAATGTGATCAGCTATGGCTTTCCCGATGGCGCCACCGGCCTGCCGATCACGGTGCGGCTTGCCGCCGGAGAAGGCGACGGCGCCTCGGTCACCGTCGTGATCGTCGATGACGGCCCCGCCTTCGACCCCTTCGCCGAGGCCCCGCCGCCGGTGCTCGAGGGCAATATCGAAGACCGCCCGATCGGCGGCCTGGGCGTGCATCTGGTCCGCAGCATGATGGATCAGGTGGACTATGCCCGCATCGACGGCCGCAATGTGGTGACGCTCCGCAAGCAGATCCCGGCCGGCATGGCCGACGACTGA
- a CDS encoding circularly permuted type 2 ATP-grasp protein, with the protein MNGWATAGTDAPEEACTPDEVRSPEDVRAAYAEIRAWLTQTPHDRLQLKRREAEVLFRRIGITFAVYGEGGDPERILPFDLVPRIVTGEEWSTLSRGLAQRVRALNAFLTDIYHGQDILKAGIVPPDLVLRNVGYLPQMQGLKVPGNVYTHIAGIDLVRTDENDFFVLEDNVRTPSGVSYMLENRDVMMRLFPDLLSAHQVRPVDHYPSSLRDTLCSVAPPNMAAGQPTVVLLTPGIYNSAYYEHTFLADQMGVELVEGPDLFVSENKVFMRTTEGPKRVDIIYRRIDDAFLDPLVFRPDSQLGVPGLIDAYRAGNVTLANAVGTGIADDKMIYTFVPDMIRFYLGEEPLLNNVPTRWCGRNDDCRYVLEHLDELVVKEVRGSGGYGMLVGPKSTRAEQAAYAERIKANPEDFIAQPTLALSTCPTLVEEGVAPRHVDLRPFLLVGANGVSLVPGGLTRVALKKGSLVVNSSQGGGTKDTWVLAR; encoded by the coding sequence ATGAACGGCTGGGCGACGGCGGGGACCGATGCGCCCGAAGAAGCCTGCACACCGGACGAAGTCAGGTCACCGGAGGACGTCAGAGCTGCCTATGCGGAAATCAGAGCCTGGTTGACACAGACACCGCATGACCGCCTGCAACTGAAGCGCCGCGAGGCCGAGGTGCTGTTCCGGCGGATCGGCATCACCTTCGCGGTCTACGGCGAAGGTGGCGACCCGGAGCGCATCCTGCCCTTCGACCTGGTGCCGCGGATCGTGACGGGCGAGGAATGGTCCACCCTGTCCCGCGGCCTGGCCCAGCGCGTCCGGGCGCTCAACGCCTTCCTGACCGACATCTATCATGGCCAGGATATCCTGAAAGCCGGCATCGTTCCGCCGGATCTGGTGCTGCGCAATGTGGGCTATCTGCCGCAGATGCAGGGGCTCAAGGTGCCCGGCAATGTCTATACCCACATTGCCGGCATCGATCTGGTGCGGACCGACGAGAACGATTTCTTCGTGCTGGAAGACAATGTCCGCACGCCCTCGGGCGTGTCGTACATGCTGGAGAACCGCGATGTGATGATGCGGCTCTTCCCCGATCTGCTGTCGGCGCATCAGGTCCGCCCGGTCGACCACTACCCGTCCAGCCTGCGCGACACGCTCTGCTCGGTGGCGCCGCCGAACATGGCCGCCGGCCAGCCGACGGTGGTTCTCCTGACGCCCGGCATCTACAACAGTGCCTATTACGAGCACACCTTCCTGGCCGACCAGATGGGTGTCGAACTGGTCGAGGGCCCCGACCTCTTCGTCTCGGAAAACAAGGTCTTCATGCGGACGACCGAGGGGCCGAAGCGGGTCGACATCATCTACCGCCGCATCGACGACGCGTTCCTGGACCCGCTGGTCTTCCGGCCCGACAGCCAGCTGGGCGTGCCCGGGCTGATCGACGCCTATCGTGCAGGCAATGTGACGCTTGCCAATGCCGTGGGCACCGGCATCGCCGACGACAAGATGATCTACACTTTCGTGCCGGATATGATCCGCTTCTATCTGGGCGAGGAGCCGCTGCTCAACAACGTGCCGACCCGCTGGTGCGGCCGGAACGACGACTGCCGCTATGTGCTGGAACATCTGGACGAACTGGTGGTGAAGGAGGTCCGCGGGTCGGGCGGCTACGGCATGCTCGTCGGCCCGAAATCGACCCGCGCCGAACAGGCGGCCTATGCCGAGCGGATCAAGGCGAACCCGGAAGACTTCATCGCCCAGCCGACCCTGGCCCTGTCGACCTGCCCGACCCTGGTCGAGGAAGGGGTGGCCCCGCGCCATGTCGACCTGAGGCCCTTCCTGCTGGTCGGCGCCAACGGCGTTTCGCTGGTGCCGGGCGGGCTGACCCGCGTGGCGCTGAAGAAGGGCTCTCTGGTGGTGAATTCCAGCCAGGGCGGCGGCACCAAGGACACCTGGGTGCTCGCCCGCTGA